Sequence from the Segatella copri genome:
GAACCATGAGTAACCACGGCCGTTGGTATCATAACCACCTTCATCGTAGAATACACAATCGTTGACGGTCAACTTCTCGATAATCTGACGGTTAGGACCCTGGAAACGGATGAAACCACGAACGTGACCACTGAATGTACATCTTTCGATACGAAGTTCAGCGAGTGAGAATGACAATCCCTGGCTGTACATATTCATGAAGTAGTTCTGGGTAATGGTACATTGTGGATTACCGTTTTCTCCCTTCTGGTCAAAGTAGTTGAACCAAGCCATTGGGTGGAAGTTGATGTCCTGCATGATGATAGGCTGGATAGCCAATGTCACACCGTTCTCAGCACCAGAGCGTGCATTACGGCACAATCCCCAGCTCACGGCATTTGCTGCTGTCTTAGCCTCGCTGTTGTAACCGATTCCCTGGAGAATGGTTGCACGACCCTTACCGGCAGCAATATCCGCAGGATTGGTTGCAATGGTAAAGCCCTTGGTCATTTCAACTGTTGAAGAGCAGTAGTAGGTCTTGCCACCTTCGAGATAGAAGATCTGACCTTCTGCAATCTTATTGTCAGACATATAGTTGGTCAGGATGGTATCGATACGGGTAGCAACAAGGTCCTCGCAACCGAAGATCTTACCCTTCTGCAAGCCCATGTTCTGCAACAAGGTATCGCGCTTAGCCTCTTCTGCTGTATTTGCCTTGATGAGGATTGGTTCACCAGGATCACCTTCCATACGTACCATGGTAGAGTTGTACTGGCGGTCGTAGTAGCGCTTGATGTTGTTGTTCTGTCCGCTTACGATATAAGCAGCGTTGGATTCCAGACCTTCAATATGAACACGGCCGGCAGCACGCTGTTCAGCAGTAGGTTTGATGATGTGCTCTGGAAGCTGTGCGTTATCAGCAGATGGAACTACGCGGATTTCATCGAATACCCACTCTCCATCCTTTACCTCAGCACCAGCCTTGAAGAAATCCTTGTAATCCTTCTCGTAATCGCCTTCTGTCTGTGGCATGAAGCACACATCCATAGAAGTCTTGGTTACGTTCTCAGTCCAGAATACGCTTGGTACATCGTAGCGCATACCTGTTGTCAAAGCACCGGTTTGGTTACGGCTGTCATCACGTGACTGGTCTACCTGATGAGAACCATCACCCATACCAAACCACTTGGAGTTGTGAGGATTGTTCAAATCGTTTCTGTCAACGAGGGCACGGATGGCATACAGATAACCTGTGCTATACTGCAAGTCTTCGTGAAGGAAAGAAAGCTGGTCTGCTGTCAAAATGGTATCCAGAAGATTTGGATTCTCCTCCTTGTCCCATGAGGTTCCCATTACTTTTGCTTTCAATTCGTATGCATCTGCACCATCTACACCGTACCAGAATAAGCGCATGTCATTCACGTGTGTACTTGCCTTATAGCCGTGCTGCTGCAGGTAGAGTGAGATATTTGGATCCACTCTAGAAGCAATGTCACAATAATAGGGAGTGGATGATGATGCCGTGTTCTGTGTACTGCGGAACATAGGCATAGGCAGACGGTCAGCGTCTGCATCGTTGTAACCATCGTCGTCTTTGCATGAAGCAAAGAACGACATGGTTGCTGCTAATATCATTGAAAATATAAATAATTTCTTCATATCTTTTATGATTCTAAGTCATTGATTAATAACCATAATAATTCTTGTACTGTCCCAGGCTGCGGCTGATTACATCTTTTGGAATTGGCAGGATGTATCTTACCGATGGGAGAGTAGACAAGTTTACTTCGCTGTTATACTCAGGAATGTTGGTTGTCTGCATTACTCCCAGCTGGTCGATGAAGATGTAACCTCTGATAGAGCATCTGCACTGAGCCTTAGCTATACCTGTGTTCTCATCGAGCCAGTCGAAAAGATATGCTTTCTTCCAGTCGGCTTCTCCACCTTCCTGAGGCATCAGCTTACCGTTGAGTCCCCAGTTCTCCCAAAGGTTATCGATGCTGAAGTCATCGCCCTGAGTCTTGTAAACCTCAATGATACCGAGGCTGGCATCTGTATTGGCGAAGTTGAATACCTCTGGATAGTTGGCAGCATTATACTTCTCTGGGTTTTCTGCTACCTGCTGGTTCCACTGAGCTCTTGTACGGGTTCTGTAGAAGAAGTCATTTGGTAAATCATTGAAGTTACCATCTACATCGTAGCTTTCGTCACGGTCGCAACCCATACCATAATACTTCCAGAAGTTCTTGTAGAGCACCTGGCTGTAGAGGTTCCAGCGAACAAGATCCTTCCAGCGGATATTCTCACCGCCAAATTCCCAGGCACGCTCGTCAACGATAGCCTTGAAGAGCTCATCCTTGGTACCGAGTGCACTTACATAGCCGTCTACCTTTTCAGCCTTATTGGCTGCACCACGGAACGCACGCTCACGAACCTGCTTCAATGCATTCTTGGCTGCATCGGTAGGACCGTTCAATTCGTTTTCTGCCTCTGCATACATCAGGAGAACGTCAGCATAGCGCATGTATGGGAAGTTGATACCGGTATTGCCTTCAGAGGTATTACCCTGAGTATGACTTCTGTCCCAAAGCTTAGACCACTTCAGACAGTAGTTGGTATATGAATTCTGCAATGCAGCAATACCATTGTATCCGTAAGACCAGTAGCCTACAGTATTGCGGCGTACATCTTCCTTGTCAAATGTGAAGCGATAGAAAGCATTCAAACCTACGCTACCACTCATCTTACCCCAAGGGTGATCGGTATCACCGGCACTTGAGAAGTCAGCCTTAGGACCTTGGATATATCCGATGCTTCCGTTTACATTCTGAACGAATGGGATTTCGAAGATGACATCGTCGTTGCTTACAACTGCATAGTTACACTCATCGTTGAATACCTTCATGTAGTCGTTGGTCAACGCATGAGTACCTTCCTGGATGACAGAATCTGCGTATGTACGGGCAATCTTGTAATACTCTTCATAGTCAGCAGCACGCTCCATGGTACCTGCAGCCTTTGTATCTTCGCCATGGCGGAGAGAATAACCGGCACGGAACATGGAGATACGGGCAATGAGAGACCATGCAAACTCCTTAGAGCAGCGCTCTACGCCTTCTGTGATTTCCTTAGCCTTCTTCATCTTTGGCGCAGCCTGCTTCAGGTCGTTGATAAGAGCTGTAAGAATCTCATCACGGTTTCCCATAGGCATGATCAGAGATTCCTGATCGTAAGTACGGGTGAAGGTGAAAGGGATATCTCCCCAGAGAATCACCAGGTCGAGATAGTTCATAGCACGGATACACTTTGCCTCACCAATCATCTGGTCGAGGTCTGCATTGCCGTAGAGTGAAGATTTCTCTGCTGCGTTTACAAAGTTGTTGGCACGCTCGATAGTCTGGTAAGCCGCATCCCAGGTGCTCTTGATACTGCTACCATCTGCCTCACCGTCAAACTGCTTCCAGTCGTTGTGGCTTACGCTTTGCTCTTCGGCAGAAGAAGTAGAGAATTCTACATCGCTGTTGAAGTTGAAGGTTGTGAGGTATGCGTTACCGTATGTGCTACCGCTACAAGTAGACTGGTAAACCGCATTCAACAAGCGGTCGGCTTCTTCTGTACTGCTGAACACTTGTTTGTCGGTCACCTTAGAAGGAGCGTCTACATCCAAGTAGTCGTTGCAGGAAGACAAGCCTGCCAGCAACAGACTGCACATCAATATATTTTTAATTTTCATATTGTATTTCCTTATTATATATTATATACCTAGTTTAGAATGAAAGGTTCACACCGAAGAGGTAGCTGTGGCTACGTGGGTAGCGGTTCCAGTCAACGTTAGGTGTCAAGCCATTCTGAATGTCAACTTCTGGGTCATAGCCTGAGTAGCCGGTGATGCAGAAGATGTTAGAGCCTGTAACATACAAACGGAGGCGAGAGATACCCCACTTCTTTGTAAGGGTTGTAGGCAATGTGTAACCGATTGTCAAGTCGTTGAGACGGAGGAATGAACCATCTTCTACGAAATTAGAGAGGGTGTAGTTCTTGGTTACATCCTGTGGGTTCCACAAGGTCTTACCGGCATTGAGCTCTTCGTAAATATCGAGGTAATCGATGTGCTGTGAATTGCCCAACAGGCACTCGTTGAGGTTGTAGATACTCTTGGTTCCATCTGCATTCTCGATGTAGATATCTCCATGATAAACCCAACGGTTGTTATAGTCAAACTTCTTCAATACGTTGCGAGGATTGATCTGGCTGGCACCCTTTGCTGATGAAAGCTGGTATGCAGTAGCGTTGATCACGTCGAAGTCGAGCATGTAGGTGAAGTTGGCTGTGAAGTCGAAATTCTTCCACTTTCCTGACAAACCGAAACCACCCTGTACCTTAGGGTTGGTATTACCAACTACAGTACGGTCGTTGATGTCGATCTTGCCATCACCGTTGATATCCTTCAGCTTGATGCGGCCAGGAGCTGTACCAAACAGACCTGTAACGGTTGGCTTCTCCTGTACGCCAGGGTTTTCTGCCAGGTATGCCTCATCATTGGCTGCATAGCTGAAGCCATTTCTGTGGAATTCATTGAAACCATAAAGGCCTTCGAATACATAACCATAGATAAGACCTACTTCCTTACCCTCTACGAGGCGGAAGTTATCCTCTGAATCCCATGACTTACCAGGGATGTAAGCGTCTGTACCGTTAATCTTCTCTACCTTGGTCTTGTTCATACCCATGTTGAAGTTAGCAGAGAGAACATAGTCCTTACCGCGGAGGATATCGCCATTGATAGAAAGCTCAAAACCCTTGTTGGATACGCGGCCTACGTTCTGCCACTGCTGTGAGTAACCGGTTGTGGTAGGAATCTGGCACTTGTAGAGCAAGTCGCGTGTGGTGTTCCAGTAAACTTCAGGTGTAAGGGTGATGCGACCCTTGAAGAGAGAAATATCAGCAGCCAGGTTGCGGGTTACTGTAGTCTCCCACTTAATCTTGTTGTTAGGGAACAAACCGTCTGATGCATAATATTTGTCACCATTCTGGGTTGTTGTGCTCTCGCCCCAGCTAGGACCACCCTGTGCATTGATGTTATACTGATAGCGCCAACGGTCATCACCGATATTGTTGTTACCTGAAAGACCGAAAGCTGCACGGATCTTCAACTGATCAACAACGTCCTTGTTCCACCAAGACTCTTCAGAGATAACCCATGCACCAGAGATAGAAGGGAAGTAACCCCACTGGTTACCTGGAGCGAATCGGGTAGAACCATCAGCACGCATGGTACCTGAGAGCAGGTACTTGTGCATATAGTTGTAGTTGATCTGACCGAAGTAAGATGCAATACGGTTAGGAGTTGTTACGCTTGATGTGCTGGCGTATGCAGAACCCAGACCCATGTTGTTGAAAGCATATCTTGGAGATGTGCTCTGTGGAAAATAGCGGGATGCCTGATAGTTGGTTGTGGTTTGTGTATGCTGAACTTCCTGACCGAGCAAGAAAGAGAAATTGTGCTTCTCCTTCAGGGTTAAGCTATAGTTCAGGGTATTTGTCCATGTATACTTGAAACCACGGGTGTTTGTAATCTGAGCCACAGGCATGTTCTCGTTCTTGGCAGCCTCATCTGTCAGATAGCCGTAGAAACGGTTGTTGTCTGAGAATGACCAGAACTGGGCAATGTCTGAACGGAAGGTCAGGTTAGGAATGATTTCCCATGTGAGACTAGCCTGGTTGGTGAAACTGTAAGAATGCTTCAGCAGATAATTCTGATTGATGTCGTCCAAAGGACTAGCCAGTTTCCAGTAACGTTCTACAGAGAAGTCCTGCCACTCGTCATCATAGCTGGTAAACTCGCGGAGACCATTGGTTGGCTTGTAGTTCAATACGCCCACCAAACCACCTGTACCGATGCCGCTGGCACCTGCACCGAGGTCACGACGATAAGTAAAACGAGGGTTTACCAAGAGGTTAACGTTCTTAGCCAACTTGACATTGATCTTGGTATTCATGTTGGTACGGCGAACGCCAGAATTTGAGATGATACCATCCTGGTTGTGCTGGGTGAGAGAGGTGCTGAAACGCAACTTCTCGTTACCACCATTTACGGTAACATTGTACATCTGGGTCAAGGCTGGGTCGCCCATCAGCTCATCTTGCCAGTCGTGGGTTGTCTTTGTCTTGTAGATGTCAAGGTCGTTAGGGTTACCGAAGTCACGGCGGAATGCGTACTTCTTGCTGTTGCTGTCATAGGTTCCGTCCAACTGATACTTGACGAACTCGTAAGTATCCAGCATTTCCTGCTTGCCTGCCAGCCAAGAGAGCTGACCATAGGCATTGAAATCAACCTTCACCTTACCAGCCTGTGCAGATTTTGTAGTAACGATAACTACACCATTACCACCTCGTGCACCATAAACAGCGGTGAGGGAAGCATCCTTCAATACATCGATGCTCTGAATATCGGTAGGAGGGATGTCGTTGATGTTGTCAGCCTGGAAACCATCGACGATAAACAAAGGTTTAGAGTCCTGGGAACTTGAGATGGCTGAACCACCACGAATACGGATATTGATGTCGGCACCAGGTGCACCATCGACTGTGGTAACCTGCACACCGGCAATCTTACCTGCTAATGCCTCAGCAGCAGAAGCCACTGGAACAACAGCAAGCTTTTGTCCAGAGATTGAACCTACAGAACCGGTGAGGTCCTTGCGGGCTTTACTTGTATAACCGACAACGACAACTTCGTTGAGCTGACTGTTGTCATCCTTC
This genomic interval carries:
- a CDS encoding RagB/SusD family nutrient uptake outer membrane protein, giving the protein MKIKNILMCSLLLAGLSSCNDYLDVDAPSKVTDKQVFSSTEEADRLLNAVYQSTCSGSTYGNAYLTTFNFNSDVEFSTSSAEEQSVSHNDWKQFDGEADGSSIKSTWDAAYQTIERANNFVNAAEKSSLYGNADLDQMIGEAKCIRAMNYLDLVILWGDIPFTFTRTYDQESLIMPMGNRDEILTALINDLKQAAPKMKKAKEITEGVERCSKEFAWSLIARISMFRAGYSLRHGEDTKAAGTMERAADYEEYYKIARTYADSVIQEGTHALTNDYMKVFNDECNYAVVSNDDVIFEIPFVQNVNGSIGYIQGPKADFSSAGDTDHPWGKMSGSVGLNAFYRFTFDKEDVRRNTVGYWSYGYNGIAALQNSYTNYCLKWSKLWDRSHTQGNTSEGNTGINFPYMRYADVLLMYAEAENELNGPTDAAKNALKQVRERAFRGAANKAEKVDGYVSALGTKDELFKAIVDERAWEFGGENIRWKDLVRWNLYSQVLYKNFWKYYGMGCDRDESYDVDGNFNDLPNDFFYRTRTRAQWNQQVAENPEKYNAANYPEVFNFANTDASLGIIEVYKTQGDDFSIDNLWENWGLNGKLMPQEGGEADWKKAYLFDWLDENTGIAKAQCRCSIRGYIFIDQLGVMQTTNIPEYNSEVNLSTLPSVRYILPIPKDVISRSLGQYKNYYGY